GACCCTGCACTTTTTTATTGAAAAATGAATCTCGGAAATAGATCGATATGAAAAGTTCCATTCCTCACGGAACGCAGGGCCATGCGCTAAATTTCTGAGACAATTTTCATGCAATTTTGTTTGCTTCTTGGGAAAATTAATAAATTAAAACGCTATTCCGAAAAGTCAATCGATTTAACAGGGAATTTTCAATCCCAACAGACAGATCATCTTTAGTTCATTCATGCTAACGCAACAACATCAATTTCTGTCGGATCACCTGCTCGCCTGCCTTCAATACCGCAAAATAAGTCCCACTGTTGGCAATATTCCCTGCCTCATCATTGCCATCCCAGTAGATCGAATAAATCCCTGGTGGCATCGCATCATTCAGCAAGCTGCGAACCAATTGGCCACGCACATTGTAAATCGAAAGCAAAACAGCAGGATTGGCGATGGCTGGGATGGAGATTCGAAAAACTGTGCCCTGATTGAACGGATTGGGATAATTTGGCGACAATTCCAACCGATCGGGAACGTGCGAATGGCCATTTGCACTGGTTGTCGTCGCGACAGCGATCGGCTGGTCATTGAGCCAAGCGCGGTCCAATTTGAGCCAATCGGTTTGATGCCGATCGCTGCTGCCGATCGGCTTGAACCACAAGCTCACGAGTGTCCCCGAGCCAGCGATAGAATTGGCTCCAGCGAGCGCGATGACTAAAGAGCTCTTTTCGCGACGATGGCAAATGAGAGATCCCTGGGCCAGCTCGCCAGCGGTCACAGCGGTGAGGCTGAAACGCGTATCATCAAATTTTAGTTCGAGCTCGGCGCTGATAATCGGCTGCGATGTCTCCAACAAAATAGGAATGGATACGAGGTCTGTGCTGGTTTGCGACGGATATTCGATTTGCAACCGGGCGCTGGAAATCTTCTCCACAACCAGCGGCGCGATCGCCGGATTGGTCCAGCTTTGCGAGACGTCGCCGTATACGATCCCGATGAAATTTTGATTGAATTGATCCTTTTCCAATGGCTGATAAATAAGTGAATTGGGGCGATGTACCCAATTGGAATCGTTGATCGGAAAAATCGTTGGGACAAATTCCCAGCAATCCAGGCTGTCGGCCATAGTGGGAAATTTATTTTCAAGGCGAACAGCATATCGCATGATCAGCGAGGCATCGTATGCGCTGACGGTAGAATCGCCGCTTACATCGGCAGCAATGCGTTGATAGGGCGTCAAAATATTGGCGCCGACCAGATGTTGCAAAATCAGCGCTGCATCGAACGGGGTCACCGCTCGGCCTTGATCGCCAAATTTCTGGGGCGTCAGGAGATAATCCCCATAGTGCAAACCGTAGCAGTTGAAATTCCCATTAGCATCTGTCGCAAAGGTCGCGCTTTGCTGTCCCGTTATAGCCAATTTTGTATTCAATATTGGAAGACCAGTACCCTGATATCGCACTGAGCCAGCGAGCTGAAACCCCCGAACGTGAAACCGACCATCTCGATTGATACTGGGTGGATTGCCCTCATTCAGCATGACCTCCCCAAATTTCAAATCGCAGGCATCATTTTCCCTAGCCCGCGGATTGACCCGGAACTTCAAAAACACGAGAACCCCGTCTTCGGTTAACGGCAAACTGCCAGCCAGCGCGAAGTAAATTCGCTTGGCAGAGCGATGGACCGCAGCCATCTGCCAGTTCTCGGTAATTGCGCCTGTGCCGCTCAGTTCGATAAACTCCAAACAACTGGAATCAAAATGCACTTCAATCAGCGCGGAAATAATGTCATAATCCGAAACCCCAGCGATCCGGATCGGCAGATTGACCAACTGATTCGGCGCGGCAAAAGTATCTGGCAGCGCCAGTTCTACCCCTCCATTCGCCGCAAAGGCCTTCGATTCAGCCACCAGGCTCAACGTTAAACCGATTGATAAAAATACCGCAATAAACCATCGTACCTGCTTCATAGGTCCCTCCTCGTTCATATAAGTTTATCCCTGAACTTTTTTTATTCGATGACATCTGCTTTACAAAAAGCTGAAATTTTGGCCTATTTGATCAATGACGTTGGGCTCGTATCTTCAGTTTGAAGTTCCCAGTTTCTGGTCAACGAATCTCCCCTGCCCAACTCGGAGCCGCCGCAATATTCGCTTGAAATCAAGAAAGGCGTTCGAAGCATAGCTTTCAGACCGGTGATACCTCCTGGACTGTTACCGTTCATAACTTGAAAACGATCGCCTGCACCGCGCTCCTTAATCTCGAGCATTTCTCCCAGCAGATACACCTGTTCAATTCCTCAGTGCTATGATAGAGCAGAAACGAAATCGCCGCTAATTTGCCTGCCTGCATAATCTGTCGCCTCATTTTCAATCTAAAAAATTTCCCGACAAAATCAACATAATTCATTGACAATTTAAAAAAAATTTATTACTATAACATGCAAAATGACTGCAAGCATTGCAATGCTGTTGCTGAATAGCTGATTGCAACTATTTTTGATCGATCTTTATTTGAAGACCTCCTTTGGTTTGTCGAGGGAGTGTGATCGCTAACGGAATCGTAATTCGAAAGGATCGGTTCAATGTTTTGCAGCCATGTTCCATGGAAAAATTTTGAACCAGAAGCGAACCGACTCCAAAATTTTCATTGGAAAAGTTCATATGATTCACCAAGGATTTGAAGGTCAATAGGAGGTATTATGGCTTTAAGATATTTGGCAATCTGGCTATTATTGATCATATTGGTTTTCGTTTCATTGGGCTTTGCGCAGGGAAAAAAGCCGATGGCCAATCAATTTGCGGTTCATATTTTTTCATCAGCGAATTTCATGGGCTACTTAGAGCCATGCGGTTGAGGCTCCAGCCGCAGCGGCGGTGTGGCTCGGCGAGCGACTTACATGAAACAACATCATGCGGGCAGCGAACATCAACTGATAGTAGATAATGGCGATTTCATCAGCGGCAGAGGGAAAAAAGAGCAACTCGCGGCTGAGTATTTGCTCAAGGCTTTTTCCATGATGAAGTACGATGCCATCAATCTGGGTGAACGCGATTTTCTCCAGGGATTGCAGTTTCTCAAAGACATGGAGAAAAAATACAAATTGCCATTTACTTCCGCAAATATTTTTCAAGCTGATGGGGAGACCCCAGTTTTTCAGCCTTATATCATCAAAGAACTCCCAGCTTTTGACTTTGGTGATAGACATATTCCAGCAGTGAAGGTGGGTATCTTCGGCGTGGTCATGCAACGGCCCCAATTGTCGTATGAAGAGACCGATCCGAAGTTGGTGGTCGGCGAGCCGACTGCAGCCGCGCAGAAGGTGGTCTCAAAACTAAAAGGCCAATGCGATTTAATCGTGGGATTAATCCATCTATCATACGGCCAGTTGACAGCCTTCGCAGAGGCGGTACCAGAGATCGATGTCATCATCGCCGGTCACGATGCAGTGATGCGACTCGATCCACAGAAGCTCAACCGAACCCTGGTGATCGTTGGCGGAAACCGTGGTCAATATATTGGAGATCTGCGATTGGTGTTGAATCAGCAGCGAAAGATCATCGATCATGAAGGCAAAGTGGTAGCATTGGACGCAAAAATCAAAGATGATCCTGCAATGCTGAAGCTTATCAAAGAATATAGTGAGCAGGAAGCAAAGTTGAGCTTTGAAATTGATCGCCAGCAATCCCAGAAGATCGAAATGTACGTGGGGGCAGCGAAATGCAAAGAGTGTCATCAGGAGCAATATGAACAATGGAGCAAGACATCCCA
The window above is part of the candidate division KSB1 bacterium genome. Proteins encoded here:
- a CDS encoding T9SS type A sorting domain-containing protein → MKQVRWFIAVFLSIGLTLSLVAESKAFAANGGVELALPDTFAAPNQLVNLPIRIAGVSDYDIISALIEVHFDSSCLEFIELSGTGAITENWQMAAVHRSAKRIYFALAGSLPLTEDGVLVFLKFRVNPRARENDACDLKFGEVMLNEGNPPSINRDGRFHVRGFQLAGSVRYQGTGLPILNTKLAITGQQSATFATDANGNFNCYGLHYGDYLLTPQKFGDQGRAVTPFDAALILQHLVGANILTPYQRIAADVSGDSTVSAYDASLIMRYAVRLENKFPTMADSLDCWEFVPTIFPINDSNWVHRPNSLIYQPLEKDQFNQNFIGIVYGDVSQSWTNPAIAPLVVEKISSARLQIEYPSQTSTDLVSIPILLETSQPIISAELELKFDDTRFSLTAVTAGELAQGSLICHRREKSSLVIALAGANSIAGSGTLVSLWFKPIGSSDRHQTDWLKLDRAWLNDQPIAVATTTSANGHSHVPDRLELSPNYPNPFNQGTVFRISIPAIANPAVLLSIYNVRGQLVRSLLNDAMPPGIYSIYWDGNDEAGNIANSGTYFAVLKAGEQVIRQKLMLLR
- a CDS encoding multiheme c-type cytochrome is translated as MKQHHAGSEHQLIVDNGDFISGRGKKEQLAAEYLLKAFSMMKYDAINLGERDFLQGLQFLKDMEKKYKLPFTSANIFQADGETPVFQPYIIKELPAFDFGDRHIPAVKVGIFGVVMQRPQLSYEETDPKLVVGEPTAAAQKVVSKLKGQCDLIVGLIHLSYGQLTAFAEAVPEIDVIIAGHDAVMRLDPQKLNRTLVIVGGNRGQYIGDLRLVLNQQRKIIDHEGKVVALDAKIKDDPAMLKLIKEYSEQEAKLSFEIDRQQSQKIEMYVGAAKCKECHQEQYEQWSKTSHARAFNTLVKAGKKDDLNCARCHTTGFAQYNGFYGVDESPDMIHVQCEACHGIGKLHVQSIEKIKSQKLKAAILAPITEETCIGCHDKTQDPKFNYEEDVKLVKH